Sequence from the Toxoplasma gondii ME49 chromosome Ib, whole genome shotgun sequence genome:
CAATTTTTACAAGAAAGGCACCAAGTTGCTTTTGTGTCCGTAATCTTTCCACCGAAGAACGCAAACGCAGACATGCTGGTACAGTTTTCAACAAATCATGAGTTTCGCGTCGTTTTTAGAATGTCTCTCCAAACACTATCAAAGCTTACCATATTTATGCGTGCGGAAGACCGCTGCTGCAAGAAGCCCGTTAAATGTCACCAAGCCAAGGCTCTGCTTTATCTGCCGGCggcaaaaaaacgaaaccaGGCATAAATAAGAAGACAcgcaacagaaaaacgagccGGAACAAGGAACGCACCTTTCGAAAGCGAAacgagagtggagacagcagaagagactcAGCAAGGATGAGGTCGTTCTGTGactcaaagaagaaacgaatgGAAGGAGGTAAAAAAGAACGCAGCACACCGTGCCACCAAATAGATACGCAGAAGAATCCACTCTAGAAAGACAACACCCGTCCAATTACAGCGCCTGACCTAAGTTGGACTCCGTGTAGAAACCTacgtatataaatatgtatataaatatatatacgtataaaTATTTATAGGCGTAGAGTACATAAATTTGTGTATGGTTTGTGTTTAGGTGTACCTGCATGGATGTGTGCCTGCAGAGGCAAACAGGAATCGATCCTCAGCACTcaatgtatatatgtttgtgaAGACGAGCACGTTGCGGCGTACCATATCGGAATCGGTTGCTTCATAGTACGCTGGAGAGTGGATGAAGTTCGTTTCCAGATGGTAGGCCGCCTCGAGTATCGCAAGACCTCGAAGTGCTCTAATGCCGGTGAGGGCAATCTGgatgagagaaagacgcagaaagtgCAAAAACAGAGCACAGCAGCGCGTACCACGCCACATACAGTCTACCACCTTCCCGCGagctgaagaaaacaaactGAGACATAGAAATTCACTGATGTTCCGCCCAGGCCTCCGTCTCGGAGTTGCTCACCAGAAGGTGTCGAAAAAAAGCTTGAAGCCGCTAGGGCTTCACATCCTTACACACcagcgttttccttctcccctgaGTTCTTTGTTTCCACTTCACCGGAGTTTTAACGGCCTCATTCGCCTCCCAGCAGCACCCTTTCGCCTCCGGatgcttcgcctttccttaTCTTTTTTCCTCACCTTCCCAACCTCGCCAAAGAGGCTTTCGCCGCCGCTTTTGCGGCTGAAGACGCCCAGAAACACAACGGAAAGGACGCACAAGAGGTCAGTTTCCAGTTCTCTCAGGAGAAGTTTCATGCGCcagggaggagagcgacgaggagatgGCAACGAAGtgtcgcagagaagaagagcagctgAAAGCGGGGAAACATCTTGGGCGCCGTAGTCGCCTGaagcgtccttctctccagcctgCTTCCTGGATTCTCTCCCTCTCAGTTTGCTCCAGAAAGAcgacgctgaagaagacaacgagaCGCTGTTCTCCCTCAATTCATCGGAAGCGTGGCGCTCCGAAATTCTCGCCTCGTCGCGAGCCTCGACAAAGGAGCGGAGGAGCTTCACAGCTCTGCGCAGTGCATGCTCAGGCTCGCCCGCTCGAATTCGCTGGCCTACAGGCTGATCAAGAGACAAAGCAGAGGAGCAAGAAGGCGGATAACAGGTGTGAAAAACCTCCCGCAGTATGACCTTCTCAGGTTTGCAAGCGGGACTTCCTGCGGACCCAAAATCACGCGGGGGACGGCGAGATGGTACACGTTTGAAACGCCCTTTCCAGAGGCGAGTGACGCGCGTTGACGTCTGGTCTCGCTATCTCGCTCCATCTGTACGCGACTTGTTGCTGTGTTGCAGAGGTATCGCGAATCTTCCCCGTATTCATCAACGCGGGTGGTTGAGCTAAGACGAGACACGAAGATACGAGACGCGAGCCTCGAGAACCCCCACCCCCAAGAGGCGAGACTGCTGCAGTGGCCTCAGCTCACCCAGAGCTGAAGAAAAATGGAGTCAGGCGTGGTGTAGGGGCCGGGATGGAGAAGCAAGTCCAGGACGAGGCGGGGGGTGTCTTGAGtaccctttttctcttcctgagTCTCCACGTCAGATGCATCTGACGGAGCAGACGAGCTCGATGCATGCTCTGGCGACGATTCGTTCTTCGCTGAGGCCCGTTCAGCCAAGTCTGCTGAAGAACCGTGGTCGGAAGAAAGCACTTTCTCCGGAACTGACagttcgtccttctctgtttggtggccgctgtcgctctcgaCTGACCGAGCTTGCAGCTGTGGCGCTTCTCGGTCGTACACAGTCAAAGCGTTGGATGTATTctgaagaagtggagagccACAAAAAGGCAGAAACCTTCAAGCAATCTCTGTAGACAGTCCACTGAATCGTTCCGACGGACACACGCGTGACCAGGTCTCGCAGACAGAAGCTCTTCATGTGCAATTCGTTCTCTCGAGCGACAAAAAAAAGTCAGATCGccatggagagaaagaagagttCGGCACAGCAACCACGGTTccagaggagaggcgactGAGAGGTGGGCGTGAAGGAAGCACATGCTGAGACGGGCAGGTCGCCTTTGCGTCATACACAAAGTCTCTTCCCTTTACAGGTGTCTCGTCTTGTCCcatttctgtcttcttctcgatctTCTGCAGGCTTCTTCAACCCCCATGGATCCCCGAGTGCCCATCACAAATCGTTGCCTGCGtcaaaacgcgagaagaggatTGTTTTtaacaaagaaaaaaagctgTGTTTAGCTGGAAAGGTATCGCAAAAAATAGGGGGTAGAGCGTCTCCCATGTACTGCTTCGGGTGCGTGCGAGtcggcgcgcatgcaggaggTGGATATCTTgctcgcttttttctttctcactTCCAGAAGCTTGAGAAGAATTCGCCCACGCAGCTCCTCGAAACTCGGTTCATGAGCCCACAGAGATGCATTTGCATTcacgaggcgaaggagaaggtcGTACGGGACTTCTCTGTCCTGAAGGAGACACCAGTAGAGGATGGGGAAACGGGCACTCTGGAGCTGccaaagaagaggcggaaaaGCTGGTGGCTctggacgaagagagagttTCCTCCAACTCGACGCACAccgcgagagaggacaaggaaAGGAAACTAGAGGACAGAATTACACGCAGAAAGGGAGTCGAACGTCTGTTTCGGCCGACGCGGTAGAGACAAAAACGCATCCTGAAGGTGTAAAAGTTTGCATGCTTGGCGCGTTGGCCCTTGGGCGCATCCGCACGGAATTAAATAGTCTCTAAGTCTCTTTTAtcgagaagcggaagagacagaagaaacggaacgCACCTCTGGAGGCGTGTGACGCAGAATGGTACAGAGACAGCTTAGTTCCAGGAGCCACTCCGTCGACTGTTTGACGATGCCCTCCGGTAGATTTTCGCCCACGAAAACCGACAGAACGATTTCCAGAGgtgtcttgtctctttgtTGCTTCAACTCGGTTCCTGTgtcctgtgtcttcttccctcggtgcccttctgtctcgtcgtctgtctcccctggGGGCGAATGAGGACTGGCGGGAGGgcaggaagagggagaagagaaacgagaaccGATTTTCGTCGAGCAGAGGTGCCTCGCAATCGAGGGATACTGAAGCATCGTTTGAAGTGCTGAGAGGCAGATCGGACAAGAAACTCGCCTGAGACAGAGTGAAGACTGCTCTGGTGTGTGTGCAGGTCTCGTTTCTCATGGTGTTCTCTGAGAGAACTGAGGAGCCACGTCAGAAGAAAGAGTTCTTGCTGGTCGCCAACGGCCGTTTGCAGAGACAAGGCAAGGGACTGTGCCCTCGCCAGGATGGAAGAACGAGGCAGGACACCAAAACAGCACTGGACTCAGAGGCAAAAACGCCCAgaaagggaaacagagactcgcgaggTTGTCTCgatccttcgcttctcgctcaCCTGCAAGAGCGGAGCCTTTCGCTTCACGAGCCAGAAGCGGGTCTTGTAGTTCGCTCAACGCTCTCTTGCAAACTCCGCGGCTCTCGACGTGCTTCGCCAGGAACGGCCCCAAGTGCGACAGCAGATCCGAAGCGTACAGCTgacacaaaaaaagaaaaaacggagactcCGTATACTTGTCCCTGCTgtagaagcgagaagacatGAAAAAAGACTTGTCACGAACGAAACACCCAAACAACTATTTTCTGTCTTTCAGTGGGGATGTAGCTTCTGTCATGCCTGGCCATCTACGTCTCTACACCTGCATGGTGGGCAGAACCGTTTGAATGTAGGAAGAAGCATCCAAGGTCTAGTTTGTTAGCAGAGCGCATTTAAGATGACGAATCGTGTACACCCTCGTTTCGTGGAGGTCTTGAGCAGAGTGAACTTCTCTCTCATGCCCGGATATCTCCCTTGCTCCCCAGTGAGCTTCTCGTCTTGACGACTTTGAGTGGCGCTGCGAATCcccgcttcctcgctctgaACGGTGGGCCGGAGGCTTCAATTCGGTGCTggcttctctgtgtgtttgcCGATTCTCCTTACAGGGACGAGACTCAAAGAAAATGGCTTTGGAGACGGGGAATGGAGGGCCTTCTTCCCGTCTTCCCCTCGGGTGAGGGCAAGACGCCCAgtgcgctcttcttctctcttcagaggTCGCCAGAGACTcttccagagaaacgcgtaGACGAGCAACGAGGCGAGTGGCGccaggaggagaaacgggaCCAAGGGGATCCCCGTGTCCCACCCTCCTGTCCAGATGTacgcaggcgcatgcagaaagagaTTTGCGCGGGTCGTCGCGTTATCAAGAAAGATGTTATGGTAGCTCAGATCCAAGAAGGGCAGCGCAGTCTTTtaggaagcagaaagaaacgagagcagACATGCCAGAGGCACTTAAGTTCCTGTAAAGGAACTGGGGTTCCAGTCTCAGTCGTCTccacgaaggagacgcggagcACTGCCTGTCTAGACGTGGATGGCGCCGAAGGCACCGGCGCGTACAGAATGAGACGACAGGTAAGCAAAGAGATACATGTGAGTATCTACATGTAGACACACTGGCACATAAACAGACTGGCTGCAGCACAGACACTGGGCGTGAGGAAGGACCACGAATTCATGAGTGCAAACACTACACAAATGGGTGAATGAATGGACATGTGCGTCGTGctcagaaagacagacgaTGAGCGGCCAACCGGATATCGGGGCGGTGGTTCTCGGTGATGTATTGAGTTGGAGAAACCTGCAGTTTCCACCGATAGAAAGCCTTGTATCGTGGCAGTTTCATGAGTCATGCCGGAAACGCACAGCACTAAGACACATTACGTTTCCAAGGGAAAAAGTCGACCAAGGTGTCGTCCACCAGAACCAAGCAGACGGCTAGTTTCCCCCCCTTTCGCTCCCAACCGGGTCCTTTCTTACCAGGTTGAATGGCTGCTTGGAACCTGGAGAGGACAGCGTTGGCGTCGCTTCTTGTATGTATGCTTTGGACGCCGAGTACAGAAGCGGAGGAATTcattttttgtgtttctcgaGAACGGAAGCTCTCGAAAGTGGACAGGAGTTCGTCGAAGAGGCCGGGCCGTTTCTCGCGGCCCGCCTGCTCACGTTTTGGGCtggtcttctcgcttcgctctttcctcgGTGTCGAGAGCGCGAGCGGATTCGTTTTTGAGGAAGACCGAGCAAAGTGTTTGCTTCGAGTAGACCCGAGAGGCCCTGTAAAAACGTCACTCCCTCTGACCCAGCTCGCGCCGCTGTCCAGCACGACGAAGCAAGACGAGTTGGGTCCTTTGCCTCGAGAGACGCCAGGAGACACTGGCGCCTTGAACGCTCCGAAGAGccggctgtctccgcgttgGAAGCGCGCTGACCTCCCGCCTTCGTCAGAGACCGACGCAGAGGCCGGAGATGGGCGTGACGGAAGGCGGCCACACAGAAGTCGTCTGGAGGAGATTCCCCGCGGTTCCTCGAGACTGGGGAACGTCCCGCGAAGCAACGGTGGAGAAGTTTCAGCTGAACTCTCGCCGGGTGTTGTCTGAGGGAAACGAGCCCCGACAcaccctcgccttcttccttcagcAGTGCCTcgcgaaaggcgagagaggctcCGCTGAGTTATGTCGAGAGGCGCCTCTCTGTGGGTTGGAGCGGCCGTCAAGAAAGGAGCTCCGACTGCTAGCTCTGACAGGCAGAAAGGGGAAGCTTGTTTacaaagcgagacagagagaaaccgcaGAGATCGCGTGCTGCCACGGCCTGTCGATCCCATTGTCAGTTGTCTCGGCAAGGAGGCTTGCGATCGAGAGGCGGCCGAAACGGAGTTAAAAGATGCGTGCGACCGAAGGGGAGAAACCCGCGGCTGCCACGCAatctctgctgtcttcaACATGGTGCCTGCCAATCTGCCGGCTTTACCGCGGCTACCAAGAGAGTTCACCACTCTTTCAGGAttggaagtggagaaagcgagagcgGGGGAAGAAATCTCGGTTTTCCTTTGAAAAAGGGATGAACCGATACGAACGGGAAAAAGGGATATCGTCACCGACCCCCCAGAACGGAATAAAGGAGTATGTTTTCTTCCAGATACTCTTACAGACGTCGGTAAACAAGGGCGTTATTCTTCCACGAAACACCGAATGAGAGGAAAAGACGCTTGAAACCGAGACCTCAAATAAAGGCCTGCAGTTGTCTACCAAGAGAGGGAAACAAGAGCTACACTGGGGGGTACGGAtcgcgaagaacagagaaaagcaaccCTCCCTCGGGCAGCAAAGACCACAACTCACGGCATTCTTCTTGTAGcacagaagggaagagaaagcgcgGGACAGAAGGCCGGAAGTGACAAACATGCTAGTGGCGCGTTTTGAGAAGGCAAGGGAAGTTTATGGTTGTTGAGCAGCTGCCGAGACGGATCCCGAGGCTTCTTGCCATGCTGGTTTCGCTGTGCTTGCTCCTCTACCGAAAAGGAAGTGGGAGAATCATGAGAAAATTCAGAAGGTCAACATGGAGGTAAAGAAAGCCCCGGATGGCGAGTTGGGGGTGTCAAAAGTTAATGGTGAACAGACCAGCAGAGCAGGTGtgcaggaaaaggagacggagaagcggcgagaaaAAGGTGAGTACAGACGAGAAGATCAACTGGGAGAAGGCGGTGCAGAGTTTGAGATTCAACGTTGTTTTGTCTCATTAACAGCTTGCCTAGATGCAGGAATGTCGCCGCGAAAGATGTGCTTCGTTCGCGGTTTCTGTTGCTCCCATCGTGTGTCTGTTGAAGAAGGGCACTCCCGACAGCACTCTCGTTTAAAATCAAAGCGCGGCGCTTAGTTTGCACTGTGGACCGAGAAGTGAACATGCTTGGGGATTTCCTCTAAGGCGGTCATTTACGTGGGGTTTCGCGAAATTCCGCCGTCTGTCGATTGTCTTGAGCAACTGCTTCAACTGTACGCAACTTTTCGCTGTCGGGCAAAGATACCGGACTTCTAGTAGCCTAATCCGGCATATGTAGCTGTGGTAATGCGATATGCAGTGACAGCTGGAAGTAAAAATGGTATGTGGAACCCGTAAGAGGGTCAATCTTACCCCCAAAATGTACGCTTGCCTAAAAGTAGTGGTTCCCTTGGTTAATACAAGTTGTAGAGTTAACAGGCTGTCACTAGTGGGGTGAAGAACCCGATCAGCGGCATCTTCCGTGTGCAGGAGCTGCTCCCTACCTGCCGTCATGGCTTTCTCTGTGCTATACTGCCGCAAGAGGCCGATGCCTCCTCGAAGCACGGTACAATAACAAGTTGGTTGCGTCCCTTCCATGGATTCATTATTTGCGTGGGTTTCGATAAAGAAACTGCAATCGGACCGTTTCTTTACGGAAGGGACAAAACCGCACTAGCCAAGACTGCGAATGCGTATAGCTGTGCTGAAGCACCGCTGATTTTGTGTCGCAGTTCCTCGACTTGCTTGCCTCTGATGAGGACAAACGCCCCCTAATAAATCCTTAGTGAGTTCCCCAAATAAAAACGCTTTGGAAGTCCGGAGCTGAAAAGAAAAGTGTTCCGCCACCGTTCTAGGATGTCGTAAGGGGGGAAACGCACGGGGTCCACTGCAGTGCGGGGGGATTGCAGACGGCACATCGCATTCCTCAAGAAGCGGCTTCATAAGAGTATAGCGACAATTCCGCAGCCGTAGGAAAACTCCAGAAAGAACTCCGATACATGGCTTAAGCTGAATTTCATGGTAAGAAACAGTTATACTAGCTCATATCAGTAGTATTTTCAGTGCCTACCCGGCGTATGATAACGCAACAACTGCAAACCAGTCGAGAGCCGAATTTTTGTCACTAATATCACTACGAAGTCAACTTCTACCGTTTCAGCTATGGCTTTCTTTCGAAGAAAATCTACGCACTGGCATCAACCGGAAAGCAGGTTTTTTCGCATCTAAAAGGCGGTTATCACGTCAGGGGCTGTCTCGCCGCCCACTGAGCGATACCGGCACGTTGGATTTGACAATCCACGTGAAATAAAACATCGCAGTAGTTTGAGCAAGGTGTACACTTCCGTTCACTATACTCTGTACGAGTTATCAACTTGCAGTAATGCTTTCCTTCGAGGATGCTCCGAGGCAGTCTTCATCATAAGCGGCGTCACACATCCCACAACACGCTGCGTTCATGGGAGGCGTAAGAAAAATGAGATGCACAGAAGTAGAACATCAGAAAGAAAGGTATTGTGTACGTAAGGTAGGACACGAAATATTCTTCTCAACGGCCGTCACACCCGCTCAGCCAAAGGGAAAAGGTGACTCTTGGTGGGAGTGTTATTTTCTGAACCGCCGCTGTATACACTCTCATAGGCCAGTAGCTAAAGCATAGACAGTGAAATCATACCAGAAATGGAATGTCGAACATTCTCTTTCATGGAACTTCGAGACCTTCGCGATCCTCCAGACTAGTTACTGAGGGACACGTAGTCTGCCGCGTGAAGCAGCAGTTGTGCTCGAATTTTTCCGTGACGCTGACAGTTGATCGGCTCAGGCCTGTGGCAACTGTTCCATGGCGATTTCAACATCCTGTGTCATTAAGGATCTTTCATTACAGTCATGTCTAGAGGCGTAGGATTCAGATTGCCGTGTCCAGCCGTATGAGCAGCTGTGCGTGCAGTAACCATATATCAGGGTATTTACAGCCGTGAAGTCACCTACCTTTTTTTCATTCCTCACTGCAGTGCTGGTTGGACTGTCCCGTGCCGTTTCTGATGTGTGAATGGCTGAGTGATTTCGCTACCGGCACAAGACGGccctgaagaaaaaaggatcACTACAATGATGAACCTTCTCAAATGCTGTTTCCAGTCGGCGGAGAAACCAGAGACGCCTTCCATCGAAGGGAACGCCAACACAGTCGTCCGCTCTGGATAATCAGAATGCGgtgaagaagtcgaggacTATCCGTGTGTGCGAAAGACCCTGGCTGAGGCATCATTGTTGTACTGCAGCATGCGGCCTGGAAGCGGGATCAAAAGCAACTGACAAAACACGAAAAAATGGTACCTACGAATCGGCAATACAATGCCTCGTCCATACTTAAATAGTTGTgaaagggaaagagaagccgTGAGGGTGCTGCCTAAAGCTCATCTTTGAACGGAAAAACCATCTCCTCGCACGCACGACAGGCCACTGGCGTTCTGATATAAAGCTTTTACTCTTGTATACTTCGCATCCCGCTTAATGTGCATTGTCGCTCCCACATTGCCCTCGAGGTGACGATCAGTATATTTCTTCTGAGAATTTACCGCAACGGAGGCAGCAAAGGGCGGGGCCGCTACGTGGTCGACGGAATACTTCCTTCCCAGGCTGCCACATCCGGGCAATCTGGTTTCCCCAAGATAGTGAAAGCTTTCGAGGAAATCTGGCAAATTTCGAGCACCTCTACCTgcgctgcgtttctgcagttCGTGAACGATAAGAATGTGCACTGCGCGGCCGCATCGGTGTCCACGTTCCGCCAACGATCCAGCGACTGTCGGCTGACTTCACAGAGTGCAATTGC
This genomic interval carries:
- a CDS encoding hypothetical protein (encoded by transcript TGME49_209020) gives rise to the protein MLKTAEIAWQPRVSPLRSHASFNSVSAASRSQASLPRQLTMGSTGRGSTRSLRFLSVSLCKQASPFCLSELAVGAPFLTAAPTHREAPLDITQRSLSRLSRGTAEGRRRGCVGARFPQTTPGESSAETSPPLLRGTFPSLEEPRGISSRRLLCGRLPSRPSPASASVSDEGGRSARFQRGDSRLFGAFKAPVSPGVSRGKGPNSSCFVVLDSGASWVRGSDVFTGPLGSTRSKHFARSSSKTNPLALSTPRKERSEKTSPKREQAGREKRPGLFDELLSTFESFRSRETQKMNSSASVLGVQSIHTRSDANAVLSRFQAAIQPGGWDTGIPLVPFLLLAPLASLLVYAFLWKSLWRPLKREEERTGRLALTRGEDGKKALHSPSPKPFSLSLVPLYASDLLSHLGPFLAKHVESRGVCKRALSELQDPLLAREAKGSALAALQTMLQYPSIARHLCSTKIGSRFSSPSSCPPASPHSPPGETDDETEGHRGKKTQDTGTELKQQRDKTPLEIVLSVFVGENLPEGIVKQSTEWLLELSCLCTILRHTPPEDREVPYDLLLRLVNANASLWAHEPSFEELRGRILLKLLENTSNALTVYDREAPQLQARSVESDSGHQTEKDELSVPEKVLSSDHGSSADLAERASAKNESSPEHASSSSAPSDASDVETQEEKKGTQDTPRLVLDLLLHPGPYTTPDSIFLQLWPVGQRIRAGEPEHALRRAVKLLRSFVEARDEARISERHASDELRENSVSLSSSASSFWSKLRGRESRKQAGEKDASGDYGAQDVSPLSAALLLCDTSLPSPRRSPPWRMKLLLRELETDLLCVLSVVFLGVFSRKSGGESLFGEVGKIALTGIRALRGLAILEAAYHLETNFIHSPAYYEATDSDMIKQSLGLVTFNGLLAAAVFRTHKYALLPFFLLRIRDMFAMDFRI